One genomic segment of Phalacrocorax carbo chromosome Z, bPhaCar2.1, whole genome shotgun sequence includes these proteins:
- the TOMM5 gene encoding mitochondrial import receptor subunit TOM5 homolog yields the protein MFRIEGLGPKMDPEELKRKMRRDVLASVRNFLIYVALLRITPFILKKLDSI from the exons ATGTTCCGCATCGAGGGCTTGGGCCCCAAGATGGACCCGGAGGAGCTGAAGCGGAAGATGCGCCGCGACGTCCTCGCCTCAGTCCGCAACTTCCTCATCTATGTTGCGCTGCTGCGGATCA ctCCTTTTATCCTGAAGAAGCTGGACAGTATATGA
- the EMC4 gene encoding ER membrane protein complex subunit 4 produces the protein MAAAAAVRGRRFKWSLELAAAPGGRPRGAAEGRGPLGFAERQLGEGGVHESDKILMEKRCWDVALAPLKQIPMNLFIMYMAGNTISIFPAMMVCMMGWRPLQALMSLSTTLKALESSSRRTLQGLVFLVGNGLGLALALYKCQAMGLLPTRPSDWLAFVAPPQRMEFTGGGLIL, from the exons atggcggcggcggcggcggtcaGGGGACGGCGCTTCAAGTGGTCGTTGGAgctggcggcggcgccgggggggcG GCCCCGCGGAGCCGCCGAGGGCCGAGGGCCGCTGGGGTTCGCCGAGCGGCAGCTGGGGGAGGGCGGCGTCCACGAGAGCGACAAAATCCTCATGGAGAAG CGCTGCTGGGACGTGGCACTGGCACCGCTGAAGCAGATTCCCATGAACCTGTTCATCATGTACATGGCTGGCAACACCATCTCTATCTTCCCTGCCATGATGGTCTGCATGATGGGCTGGCGCCCGCTGCAAGCCCTCATGTCCCTCTCCACCA CACTGAAGGCACTGGAGAGCTCAAGCCGGCGGACACTGCAGGGGCTGGTGTTCCTGGTGGGCAACGGGCTTGGGCTGGCGCTGGCCCTCTACAAGTGCCAGGCCatggggctgctgcccacccGCCCCTCAGACTGGCTGGCCTTCGTCGCCCCCCCACAG CGGATGGAGTTCACTGGGGGGGGCCTGATCCTGTGA